The sequence below is a genomic window from Colletotrichum destructivum chromosome 4, complete sequence.
TGGTCTCCTCAATGTCCTGGAgcttggcggccttctcctccttcttggcgtgGACACCAGAGACGATAGGCAGGTTGTACTCGGCAcgcttggcctcggcagccttggcggcctcctccGCGAGGACACGCTTGTAGTCGACAGGCATGACCTTGACGAAACGAGGCAGGGCCCGGTTGAAGTCCACCAGGATGCGAGCAGCAAGCTCTGAGCCGGtgtagtggtggtggtcctCGATGATACCACGGAGGTAGGCGATCTCGGTGGGCTCCTCtacggcttcggcctcgaccatCTCGGTATTGAGCTTGGACAGGAAGTCCTTGTGGATATCGAGGACGTAGGCAATACCACCAGACATACCGGCAGCGAAGTTGCGACCAGTGCTGCCCAAAATGATGACACGACCGCCAGTCATGTACTCGCAGCCGTGGTcaccgacgccctcgacgacagccGTGGCACCCGAGTTACGGACGGCGAATCGCTCGGCAGCAACACCGCGGAAGAACACTGTACCCTTGGTGGCACCGTACAGACAGACGTTACCGACAATGATGttgtcctcggccttgaacACGGAGGAACGGGGAGGATAGACGATCAGGCGACCACCCGACAGACCCTTGCCGACGTAGTCGTTCGCGTCACCCTCGAGCTCCAGGGTAACACCAGGGGCGAGGAAAGCACCGAAGGACTGGCCAGCGGAACCCTTGATATTGACGTGGACAGTGTCCAGAGGCAGACCATCTTCACCAAAGCGCTTGGAGATGTGGTAGGAGAGCGAGGTACCCATGGCACGGTCGGTGTTGACAATGTCGCACTCGATCCGGGAAGGCAGGCCCTTGTCCAAGGTCAACTCGGCCTCAGAGATGAGCTTGTTGTCCAGTCGGACGTGAAGCTTGTGGTCCTGCTTGCGGACGTTAAAGGTAGCAACACCGGGGCGGAGCTTGTGAGCAGGAGtcaggaggagggagaggtcgATGTTGGCGGTCTTGTTGGTGCGAAGGTCGTCGCGGACTCTGAGAACCTCGACGTGGCCAACCATCTCGTTGATGGTGCGGAAACCAagcttggccatgatggcacGGAGCTCGTTGGCGACATAGTAGAAGAAGTTGATGACGTGCTCGGGGGTACCTGTGAACTTCTTGCGAAGCTCAGGGTCCTGGGTGGCGATACCGACAGGGCATGAATTGAGGTGGCACTTGCGCATGAAGATACAGCCCATGGCGATGAGAGGAGTGGTGGCGAAGCCCCATTCCTCGGCACCTAGCAGACAGGCCATGGCGACATCACGACCGGTGCGGAGTTGACCGTCAGTTTGGACAACGACACGGCCACGGAGGTCGTTCAGGACCAGCGTCTGGTGGGTCTCGGCAAGACCGAGCTCCCAGGGAAGACCAGCGTACTTGATACCGGTCCAGCGGGAGGCACCAGTACCTCCGTCGTGGCCGGAGATCAGGATGTGGTCGGCCTTAGCCTTAGCGACACCGGAAGCGAcaatgccgacgccgacctcaGATACCAGCTTGACGGAGACGCGAGAGCGGGGGCTGGAGCACTTCAGGTCGTAAATCAACTGCTTCAAGTCCTCAATGGAGTAAATGTCGTGGTGAGGAGGGGGCGAGATAAGACCGACACCAGGGGTGGAGTGGCGGGTGCGAGCAATCGACTTGGAAACCTTGTGGCCGGGGAGCTCACCACCCTCGCCGGGCTTGGCTCCCTGAGCCATCTTGATCTGGAGCTCATCGGAATCGGCCAGGTAGGCCGACGTGACACCGAAGCGGCCGGAGGCGACCTGCTTGATGGCGGACCTCATGGTGTCGCCATTGGGCAGACGCTGGGAGCGCTCAGGGTCCTCGCCACCTTCACCGGTGTTGGACTTGCCGCCAAGTCTGTTCATGGCAACGGCCAGGGTGGAGTGAGACTCCATGGAGATAGAGCCGTAGGACATGGCACCAGTGCAAAAGCGGCGGACGATCTCGGTCCAGGGCTCGACCTGCTCAATGGGGACAGGGGTGCAGTCCTCAAACTTAAAGTCGAGCATACCGCGGAGCGTGCAAGCCTTGATCTGCTCGTACTGGGAGCGGGAGTAAGCCTCGTACGACTTGTCATTCTTGGTGCGGACGGCGTCCTGGATGTTGGCAATGCAGGTAGGGTCGTTCATGTGAGCCTCGCCACCATCACGCCAGTGGTACTCGCCGGATTCGGGCAGGCCGCTGACACCAACGGTGTAGCGGGAGGGGAAGCCACGCTCGTGGAAGCGGAAGCCGTCCTCAGCAATGGCCTCGAAGGTGGCGCCCTGGATACGAGAGGCGGTACCCCTGAAGCAACGCTCGATGACAGtctcatcgaggccgagagctTCGAAAATCTGGGCACCCTTGTAGGAAGCAAGAGTAGAGATACCCATCTTGCTCATGACCTTGAGGATGCCACCGTCGCAAGAGTGCTTGTAGTTGTGAATCAGAGCATCATCAGAaagcttcttcttgatgagcttctcgcGGTTCAGCTTCAGAATGCACTCCATGGAGAGGTAGGGGTTGATGGCATCGGCACCGTAACCGAGGAGGACACACATGTGGTGAACCTCGCGGGCCTCGGCAGTCTCGACGACAATGGCGGCCAGAGAACGCCACTTGTTGCTGACCAGGTGGTGATGAACCATACCGGACGCGAGCAGGGCGGAAACAGGTACGCGGTCCTTGGAGGTCTTGCGGTCAGACAGGACAATGATGCGGTCCTTgttctcgatggcggcggtggtctcGTTGCAGATGTAGTCGAGGTGGCGAAGGTAGCCGTCAGTGCCCTCACTCTTGGGGAAGGTCAGGTCGATGACCTTGACAGTCCACTCCGGGTGGATGCTGGACATGTTCTTGATGGCGTTAAACTCGGGGATCGAGAGGATAGGGCTGGGCAGCAGGAGACGGCCGCACTGGGAGCTGTCCATCTCGAGCAGGTTGCCCTGAGGACCGACGTAACACTCGAGCGACATGACGATCGACTCGCGGATGGGGTCGATGGGAGGGTTGGTGACCTGGGCGAAGAGCTGGCGGAAGTACTCGTACAGGAGGCGAGGCGCCTGGGACAAGCAAGCCAAGGGAGCATCGTTACCCATGGAACCGAGGGCTTCCTTCTCGTCCGAGGCCATGGGGGCCAGAAGCAAGCTCACCTGCTCGTGGGTGTAGCCGAACGACAGCAGGAGGGGGTCCTCCTGGAGGCGGGAGGCGTCGGGCTTGGCGGCGACATCGACAGTCTTGCCAACGGTCTCGAGAACCTTGGGCAGAGTGATGAGCTCCTGGTCGAGCCATGAGCGGAAATCCTGGCGGCTGGAAACGgcctccttcagctccttGTCGTCAATGATGCGGCCGgcgagcgtgtcgacgagcAACATGCGACCGGGCTGGAGGCGGCCCTTCTGGATGACcttctcgggctcgacggGGATGGTGCCGACCTCAGAGGCGCAGATGATgcggtcgtcgtccatgacgTAGAAGCGGCAGGGACGGAGACCGTTACGGTCCAGGTTGGCACCGCAGTAGCGTCCATCAGCGAAGGTGAAGAGGGCGGGACCGTCCCAGGGCTCCATCTGGCAAGCGGCCCACTCGTAGAAAGCGGCCTTCTTGGGGTCCATGTGAGTGTTGCCTTGCCAGGCCTCGGGGACCATGAGcatgacggcctcgggcAGAGACAAGACGCCGTTGATGGTGAGCAGCTCCAGGACGTTGTCGAAAGCGGCCGAGTCGGAACCGCCATCTTCGACGATGGGGTAaaggccctcgagctcctccttAAAGATGTCGGACTGCATGACACCCTCTCGGGCCCTCATCCAGTTCTTGTTTCCGCGGAGAGTGTTGATCTCACCGTTGTGGGCGGCCCATCTTAGAGGCTGAGCACGGTCCCAGGAGGGGAAGGTGTTGGTCGAGAAACGAGAGTGAACAAGGGCGAAATGAGCCTCGTAGTCGGCATTGACCAGATCGTAGTAGTACTGGTAGACCTGGACGGGGGCCAGCTGTCCCTTGTATACAATGTTCTTGTTGGAGAGGGAGCAGAGGTAGAACCAGTTGTGAAGACCGATGGTGTGGGTGGCGCGCTTTCTGAGGACATACAGCTGTCTTTCGAAAAGTCTGTCATCAAATTGCTCGGGGTCGACGTTCTCGGGGGCGTTGCCTTGGCCGTAGGCCGAGATCAACACGACGAAGGGCTGCATGATGATGGGTTCACGAGACTTGGCGGCAGGGCCAAGCAAAGTCGAGTCAACGGGAGGCCTTCGCCATCCCAAGACACGCAGGCCTAACGATTCGGCAATGTCTTCCAACTGCCTCTTGGACTCTTGCAGAGTCTCCTCGTCTGGCTTAAAGAACAGGTTTCCCGTGGCATATTGTCCCAGAGGGGGCAGCACAatgccctcctccttttcaAAGTTCTTGACAAAGAACCTGTGGGGGATCGAAGTCATGACGCCAGCGCCATCACCGTCTCGTGCATCAGATCCCACAGCACCTCTGTGGGTCATGTTGCAAAGGAGGTTGCGCGCTGTTGTGGGAGGTGATTATTAGCTGGGACGTCCAGGAACTGATCAGTCGGAAAGGCTGTTGAACTTACCATCGCTGACAATCTTGTGGCTGGGCTTGCCCTTGATGTGGCTACGAAATGTCAGCGGTCTGTCTCGATGATGCGAAGCGAGGTGAGAATCGGGGGGACTGAGCATACCAAGCAAAGCCGACACCGCATGCATCTTTCTCCAAGCTGGGATCGTACAATCCTCTGAAAATTGATCGTCAGCACCAAGCACCGTTTAGGCTTCCCAGCGAGTCGGGCAGACGTACTGCTTCACCGGCAGAGCACCCGCCCAAGAGGAGTTGTTGTCCGTCTGGTACTCATAGGGAGTGTATTGCTCTTTCTCAGATTCAATTTGGGTTTGTCGGTCGTCGAAATCCTCGTGCAGGCCCATGCTAGGCGAGGATTCGAGCCTGGATATTGGTGAGGGGGGTGGTATAGGTCGACGAAGGAGTGACTATTCCAGTCGGCGGCAGTCGATCGGTAGGAGCAGTTGCTCTGGTACTAATCTGCGAAGCCcaaagaaggggggagtTGTTAGTGGTTTGAGCTGAGGAGCAACGCAGATGTGTCCGTCAAAGTGTTATCAGCGTGAGGTGTAGATGAGGGGTTGTGATGATGGTCCAGCGGCTAGAGGAAGAGTCGCACAGAGCACGCGAGCGATCTTGCGCCGGCGAGAATGGCCACCGAGAGACAGACGGATAAGACGAGAAGTCGAGACAAGTTAAATGGTAAGGccagagagacagagacgcagagagagggaaagagggagagagagagcaggAGCAATAGAGAGACGTGGTGGTTGGCGGAATAGGCTCCTTTTTCCTTCTGGACTGCGGGGGGCGATGTCTTTGAGTTGAGCTCGGAGCTGGACCAGAGACGCACGGAGTAGGATTTCCCAGAGCGGCACAAAACTCTACTTTCGCACCAGATTGCAACGCCGGACCGCGGCGagagagcagcaggccaaggGGGAATGGAGCGAGTGAGTTTGGCGGTGTTGTGATGTTGTTCCCAGCCCGCGCCCCCGTCAGTTACGACTTGGAAAGGCAGCAAACAGCAAGCAACGCACGCATGCGACAAGCGATTGTGGCAATGCCAATGTTGGCACCAGCACCTGTAGCATGCGCAAGGAAAACGTCGACAAGCAACCGGGACCgggttggaggaggagccggcTAACACAGAGCAAGACAAGCCACAATAAGCAGTCCCCCCCGGTTCCCAATGTACCTCAAACAACGAGAGTCGGTAGCAGAGCGTAGCAGAGAACAAGCTGAACCAGCCAGGCCATCATCCGCTGTCGCCGACTGCAGCTGGGGAAAGGCGGGATGATTGATTGCAGCTTGCAAGACGGTGCAGAACGTAGTGCCGTAGCCATGACCATGCCCAGCGCTGCCTTGTCTTTCCCTAGGGTTCGCGGGCCAATGAGTGACAGGCTGTTGGCAAAACATGCGGCGGCTTGGGGGGGTGGGTGTGGACGCCAGTAGCACGCCTACACCACTATCTGATAGAGATAGATGGTGGGACAAGCACATGGTCGCATACACCAATCCCGCCGACGCTAGGCCGCCACCGGCCGACGGCCCCCTCCAAgctttctcttctccttttttttttttttttcgtgCGTTGGTGGTCGTTTTGGCTCTGACTGATTGGCGATTGCACGCTCCATTCCTGCCGCGACCTTACATCACTCCCACAGGGATTGCGGCCAGGATCTGTCACCTAGACCCGGGGgggtgtgcgtgtgcgtgtgcaTGTGGGGTTGACTGCAGTCCGTAGGCGCAGGAAAACTGCATGCGTAGGTAGCGCTGCGCAGAAAAGAATGTGCGTCTGTCCCCGATAAAGACCAGCGACGGAGGCCGGAGATGTCAAAACTGATTGCAATGACATGCTGCCAGAATGCGCTACTCCGCGTTGTTTGTGCTGCTGCCGTTGCTTATCTCGATCAAGGCCATTGGCGTCGTGTAGAGATAAGGATGAGCCGAAATGGCCGTTTTCGTCTCAGGccgtctctctgtctttgGGTAGGTATTCCTGCATCCTCGGTCTCCAGGTTGCGGTGCTCGTGTCTGCGGGCGTTTCgctttctctgtctctcgGTCTGCGCTCCAAATTTTGTCTCTGTTTCTGTCtctgactctctctctctctcttttctcgcatgtgtgtgtgtgcacCCATTTTCCGGGGAAATTTGGACGGTCGAAGGGATAGTGTGTGTaaggcaggcaggtaggtgTGAGGCGGGGGGTGTTGCAGTAGTCTCAGACACCAAGACTGGTGTCGAAGTCTGCGTCTATATGTGAGCACAAAATGACTTACCGACGAACGTTGGGTATTGTGAAGGACCGTATGTGGTCAAGGTTGTTGCGCAGTGGGATCGAGAGGGTTTCTTTTACTACCGTCGTAGCACCGCGCGAGAAGAGTGGGAGGGcggaagaaagagagaaaaaggaaaaatGGTGGGAAGTGGGAGACGAGCAACCTTTTATGAAAGGTCTGGTGCTGGTCcaagtgtgtgtgtgtatgtgtgtgtgaggaGCAacgggaggagaaggaggaggagtcggTCCTGAGTCGGC
It includes:
- a CDS encoding Putative glutamate synthase, alpha subunit, glutamate synthase, NADH/NADPH, small subunit 1, coding for MGLHEDFDDRQTQIESEKEQYTPYEYQTDNNSSWAGALPVKQGLYDPSLEKDACGVGFACHIKGKPSHKIVSDARNLLCNMTHRGAVGSDARDGDGAGVMTSIPHRFFVKNFEKEEGIVLPPLGQYATGNLFFKPDEETLQESKRQLEDIAESLGLRVLGWRRPPVDSTLLGPAAKSREPIIMQPFVVLISAYGQGNAPENVDPEQFDDRLFERQLYVLRKRATHTIGLHNWFYLCSLSNKNIVYKGQLAPVQVYQYYYDLVNADYEAHFALVHSRFSTNTFPSWDRAQPLRWAAHNGEINTLRGNKNWMRAREGVMQSDIFKEELEGLYPIVEDGGSDSAAFDNVLELLTINGVLSLPEAVMLMVPEAWQGNTHMDPKKAAFYEWAACQMEPWDGPALFTFADGRYCGANLDRNGLRPCRFYVMDDDRIICASEVGTIPVEPEKVIQKGRLQPGRMLLVDTLAGRIIDDKELKEAVSSRQDFRSWLDQELITLPKVLETVGKTVDVAAKPDASRLQEDPLLLSFGYTHEQVSLLLAPMASDEKEALGSMGNDAPLACLSQAPRLLYEYFRQLFAQVTNPPIDPIRESIVMSLECYVGPQGNLLEMDSSQCGRLLLPSPILSIPEFNAIKNMSSIHPEWTVKVIDLTFPKSEGTDGYLRHLDYICNETTAAIENKDRIIVLSDRKTSKDRVPVSALLASGMVHHHLVSNKWRSLAAIVVETAEAREVHHMCVLLGYGADAINPYLSMECILKLNREKLIKKKLSDDALIHNYKHSCDGGILKVMSKMGISTLASYKGAQIFEALGLDETVIERCFRGTASRIQGATFEAIAEDGFRFHERGFPSRYTVGVSGLPESGEYHWRDGGEAHMNDPTCIANIQDAVRTKNDKSYEAYSRSQYEQIKACTLRGMLDFKFEDCTPVPIEQVEPWTEIVRRFCTGAMSYGSISMESHSTLAVAMNRLGGKSNTGEGGEDPERSQRLPNGDTMRSAIKQVASGRFGVTSAYLADSDELQIKMAQGAKPGEGGELPGHKVSKSIARTRHSTPGVGLISPPPHHDIYSIEDLKQLIYDLKCSSPRSRVSVKLVSEVGVGIVASGVAKAKADHILISGHDGGTGASRWTGIKYAGLPWELGLAETHQTLVLNDLRGRVVVQTDGQLRTGRDVAMACLLGAEEWGFATTPLIAMGCIFMRKCHLNSCPVGIATQDPELRKKFTGTPEHVINFFYYVANELRAIMAKLGFRTINEMVGHVEVLRVRDDLRTNKTANIDLSLLLTPAHKLRPGVATFNVRKQDHKLHVRLDNKLISEAELTLDKGLPSRIECDIVNTDRAMGTSLSYHISKRFGEDGLPLDTVHVNIKGSAGQSFGAFLAPGVTLELEGDANDYVGKGLSGGRLIVYPPRSSVFKAEDNIIVGNVCLYGATKGTVFFRGVAAERFAVRNSGATAVVEGVGDHGCEYMTGGRVIILGSTGRNFAAGMSGGIAYVLDIHKDFLSKLNTEMVEAEAVEEPTEIAYLRGIIEDHHHYTGSELAARILVDFNRALPRFVKVMPVDYKRVLAEEAAKAAEAKRAEYNLPIVSGVHAKKEEKAAKLQDIEETIGDSAVEKKRALVLDKTKGFMKYQRRAEKYRSPKTRTKDWAELSSRLDEDELKYQSARCMDCGVPFCQSETGCPISNIIPKWNELVFQNQWRDALNRLLMTNNFPEFTGRVCPAPCEGACVLGINEDPVGIKSIECAIIDRGFEQGWMVPTPPEVRTGKKVAIIGSGPAGLAAADQLNRAGHTVTVYERADRPGGLLMYGIPNMKLDKRIVKRRTDFMAAEGINFKCGVAVGEDIQLLDLKAENDAVVIATGATVARDLPIKGRELEGIHYAMEFLHKNTKSLLDSELEDGSYISAKGKDVIVIGGGDTGNDCIGTSVRHGAKSVINFELLPQPPPERARDNPWPQWPRIYRVDYGHTEVKQHMGKDPREFCIMSEEFVDDGTGKVKGINTIRVEWTRSATGGWDMKKIDGSQQFFPADLVLLSMGFLGPETRIFGDDIEKDARKNVKTPAGKYSTNIPGIFAAGDCRRGQSLIVWGINEGRQAAREIDLYLEQCTSLPVTGGIVKRTAQEIFSQIQPAQA